One genomic window of Vulpes vulpes isolate BD-2025 chromosome 11, VulVul3, whole genome shotgun sequence includes the following:
- the FIBIN gene encoding fin bud initiation factor homolog has translation MRALGLLWLGVLWHLCGGYFDGPLYPEMSNGTLHHYFVPDGDYEENDDPEKCQLLFRVSERRRCPPGDAGPGRGALSLSLRDEFTVLGRQVEDAGRVLEGLSKSISYDLDGEESYGKYLRRESHQIGDAYSLSDRSLAELESKFRQGQEQAGRPDGRLGDDFLGMLRRTAALLKDTLAVAAGLGDRYELLALTVRSHGTRLGRLKNEHLKA, from the coding sequence ATGCGCGCCCTGGGGCTCCTCTGGCTGGGCGTCCTCTGGCACCTGTGCGGCGGCTACTTCGACGGCCCGCTGTACCCCGAGATGTCCAACGGCACCCTGCACCACTACTTCGTGCCCGACGGGGACTACGAGGAGAACGACGACCCCGAGAAGTGCCAGCTGCTGTTCCGCGTGAGCGAGCGCCGGCGCTGCCCTCCCGGGGACGCGGGCCCGGGCCGCGGCGCGCTGAGCCTCAGCCTCCGCGACGAGTTCACGGTGCTGGGCCGCCAGGTGGAGGACGCGGGCCGCGTGCTGGAGGGCCTCAGCAAGAGCATCTCGTACGACCTGGACGGCGAGGAGAGCTACGGCAAGTACCTGCGGCGCGAGTCGCACCAGATCGGCGACGCCTACTCGCTCTCGGACCGCTCGCTCGCCGAGCTGGAGAGCAAGTTCCGGCAGGGCCAGGAGCAGGCGGGGCGGCCCGACGGCAGGCTGGGCGACGACTTCCTGGGCATGCTGCGCCGCACGGCCGCCCTGCTCAAGGACACGCTCGCCGTGGCCGCGGGGCTGGGCGACAGGTACGAGCTGCTGGCGCTCACCGTGCGCAGCCACGGCACCCGGCTCGGGCGGCTGAAGAACGAGCACCTGAAGGCCTAG